The Fusarium falciforme chromosome 8, complete sequence region GGTGCTTGGACCTCGGTGTAGCTCAACTACTATAAAGTCTCTGCATATCCCTTCCGCAGATCCTTTCCATCTCATCCTGAATAGCCTCACTCTCAACAATTGGCTTTTTAGTTCCATATTCACATTGACTCTGCTCAGCAGAGAACCACACAATCATGGCTGTCAACGAAAAGGACATGACCCATCCGCCCGAGGTGGCCGAGCACCAAGAAGTCGCCGACGAAGCCGCCCACTCCCCCAAGGATCTCAACTCCGAGGCCGCCGCCAGAGGTCAGGGCGTCAGCGGCTATGAAGAGTTGACGCCATGGCAGACTGTCATGAAGTTCAAGATGAACTGCCTCATCTGCACGGCCATGACCATCAGCGCCGGCACGGATGGTTACCAGATTGGGTATGTATACCAGGGTTCCCATTCCACAACAATGAGCTGACGCGAGATACAGACTCATTGGAAACATCATCGCCAACGCAGGCTTTGTTGCCCAGTTTGGAACTCAGCACGCAGACGACGGCAGTGTGGTCCTCGCATCTTCAGTAATGAGTGTCTGGAACTCTCTTGGATCCGTCGGCCAGATCATCGGAATGGTCACTTTGCCCTTCATAACCGACAGATTTGGTAGAAAGATATCCATGTACTGGTACTGGCTCCTGCTCGCCATCAGCGTCGCCATCGAGTGTGTCGCCAAAACATGGGGCGTCTGGGCTGTTTCCAAGGTCTTTGGAGGCATCGGCGTCGGCTGTCTGCAGTCTACAATCCCAGCGTACATCTCAGAGGTGGCTCCCGTCAGGGTTCGAGGCATGTTTCTCATGGCATACAGCTTCTGGTGGATTCTCGGACAGTTTTTCGCCCCCGTTGCCCTCCAGGTCATGCTTGAGAAAGACCCCACCGACTACCTGACGCCAGTCTATACCCAATGGTCCCAGATCGGTCTCATGCTCATCATCTATCTCCTGGTCCCAGAGTCTCCAGCCTGGCTTGccaccaagggcaaggcagAAAAAGCCAAGAAGTCCCTCAACATCATCTACAGGGGAGTTGATGGCTTTGATGTTGACCATCAGTACAACCTTTTGCTCATCAACATCGAGCACGAACGCGAGGTTGCCGCCGAGCAAAATAGAGAGAAGTGGTACGCCATCTTCAGGGGTAGAGATGGACTCAGAACAGTCATCTCCTGCTGGACTCTGATGGCGCAACAGTTTATCGGCCTCGGTATCTTCTTTGGTTATGCGACGTACTTCTTCCAACAAGCCGGCTTGAAGGATCCCTTCAAGATCACATGCATCACATCTGGAATCAACATCTTCTTTTCGATCGTTGTCATCGCCGTGTCGGATGTCATTGGTCGTCGATGGCTTGCGACCACTGGAACGACAATCTGCTGGGTATGCTGCGTCGTCGTGGGCATTCTCGGAGTTGTACCGCAGGTCAAGGCGACAAACTATGTCTTTGTGCTCTTTGCCTGCATTTGGAGTAAGTAAACTCTGTAGTCTCGGGCATATCATTGACTAACGCATGCAGATATTGGCCTGGTTGCCAACGGAGCTACCGGCTGGGGATTCATCGGAGAGATTTCCTCGCAGCGTCTACGACCCTATACAGCTGGGTTCGCGGCCGCTTCCACATGTGTCGTTGGAGTCGGCATGGGTATTCTGATTCCCTATATGGTGAATGCGCACGAGTGGAACTGGGGCCTCAAGACCAGCTGGTTGTTTGCCGGTCTGGGTGCTCCCTTTACTCTTGCCATGTGGTTCCTCATCCCCGAGACGGCTGGGTATGTTGTCAATGTCTGGTGAAAATTATTGAAAGAGGCTAACAGGTGACATAGTCGCTCCGCTGCTGAACTTGACGAGCTCTTTGAGAGAAAGATCAAGCCGTGGCGCTTCCACAAGACTGTCACGACGACTCAACGCATGGTTGAACTGAACAAGGAAGAGAGGGAGTGAGAGACGTATAGTCACTGGTGGATGGAGACCTTGGGCAAGTAGCAGAAGGCAACGCTACTCATTATCTCTAAGACGACTACTGGGCCCTTCTCGCATGTTGTTTGTCCCACTCagtataacttagttatgaATAATACTGTGTCATCTGCATTGGTACCCCTTGGTCATTGTATCCTTTTCCGCATAGTGCATCTCGGCTCAATGCTCAAGCCAAGAGCCGTAGATGAAGTCTCGATCGATTGCGTGATCCACGCTAGTATACTTCCAGCTCCAAACCGATCAGGTTGGCCTGCAATGTGACAAAGCAATTCTAAACCGAGATCCGACCTTCTTCAAATCCGTGATATGAATCCATTCCCGAAGCCTCAGCCATACAAAAAAGCAATGCTCAATGGAAGAGACGTACTCCGGCTTTTCCTCGAATCGGACTTTTGACAAAAAACGCCGCACATCTCCAACGGAACTTGAATAACGTCATTCGTCTGACTCGACTTCTGCGGGGCTTTGGCTTGACTACATAAACCGACCGAGCCCCAAAGCCGACGGCGACCGGCTGTCGGGAATCGGCATCATCTGATCTGATAACCAAGACGACATCCGTCTGGAGTTTACAGCATCTACAATCAACAGCTTCTTTTCAAAATGGCAGCAGACAAGGCTTCACTTCCCATCGTTGACTTTGCCCGGTTGAGAGACCCGAGTACAAAGCAGGAAGAGCTCAAAACTCTCCAACATGCTCTGTTCGGCATCGGGTTCTTGTATCTCATCAACACCGAGGTGGCCGTACGTGCATCGGATGACATCCCGAGACTTGCAACTGACATTATCAACCACAGAACACTGTCAGAGATGTCTACAAGATGCTTCCCGGGCTCTTCGCCCTGCCGagtgagaagaaggaggccgttGCCATGGTCAAGTCGCCGGCTTTCGTCGGCTACACGAAACTCGGAGCAGAGACGACAGCCGGTGCCACAGACATGAGAGAGGTTTGTGTAATGTTTGAAACGTCTTAACTCATGCTGAACTTCGCAGCAATTCGACTTTGGAACTGTGAATGACGATTTGTGGAAGGAGGGACAACCCCAGTGGCGTCGGATGGAGGGACCAAGTGAAGTAAGTCAATGATCCCACAAAGCGTCAACTTCATTAACACTCTCAACAGTTTCCAGATTATCCAGGCTGTGAAGCCCTTCTCCGACGCTACCTATCAGAAATGACAGACCTGTCAAACGAGTTTCTAGGCTACGTGGGCGAGTCTCTCTCCCTTCCCAACGACGTCTTCGACCCTTTCAAGCACATCATGCACCGCCTCAAACTAGTCAAGTATCCCCAGTGTCCCCCTGGCTCAGTCGGAGTTGGCCCTCACAAGGATTCGGCCGGCCTCTTCACTTTCCTGTCTCAAGATGCAGTCGGGGGCCTTCAGGTCCTCAGTAAGGACGGAGAGTGGATCGAAGCGCCCCCGATTGATGGAAGCTTTATCATCAACGTACAGCAAGGATTTGAGGCTATCACTGGAGGAGTCTGCCCTGCTACGACCCACAGGGTTATTGTAAGTCCCCTTATCTCGTTATGATTGCTCATCTTATAACTCGTGCTAGGCTCCCACAAGCACAACCCGCTACAGCGTTCCTTTCTTCCAGGGCATCAACCCCAGCCTGACCTTGGATCAACTGAAGAGCGTGGCCGCCCATATTGTATCCAAGGTCCCGGTCTCGGATGATGCTAAGAAGCGAGCTGTTGACGTACCGAGCGAATACCTTTCGCCTCTATTCTCTTGTGTAAGCTCATTCCGATGTAGCCAGAAACAGCGCTAACGTCCGCCTATAGCTTGGAGAAGCCTATCTTCGCAATCGCGTCATCAGCCACCCGGATGTTGGGCAGAAGTGGTATCCTGATCTGTACACCAAGTACAGTCAACAAAAGCTTGTATGATAGGAAAACTTGTTTGCAATGTGAAATAGTATGAAGTTGTATCAAACTTTGGAGGTTTGGGCTTTGATTGCCTTGTCACAATGGACCGCACAGAGACGCGGCATCCTCTCGGGTGTTGATGAAGCCAGCTAGGTATGAGTCTTCTACTGCAGGCAGCAGAAggttaagagaaaaaaaaaaaggccactgtgttagcattgggatatgatgctatgatgtattgacaatgtgttctttgttatagttgaagcccggcccttgatgggttaactgagctaGAAGATTGTGTTGATGAAACAAATAACTTGCAGGCACTCTAGTTGCTGGTGTTAGTGCTCGGTTACGAATACGAGGCCGTGAAGGTGCGCTCGATTACTTCCCGATCGAGTTAGCCCAGCTGACGACAACACGCTCCTCTTAGCCGTCAGACAACTCGGACCTTGACACACGACTTTTCCTTTTGAAACAAAAACCTCTTTTGAAAGGGGTTGCATTCAAGAGAATGAAACGCGCTGTCGGACCTCTAGATAAGCGTAAGAGAGTGACACGATGCCAGTCGTGCGTCAAGAGGCGAATCAAGGTATGGATGAATCGTCAACTCTGACGCATCAATAACATGAAGCTAATGCAGTAGCAATAGTGTCAGGGCGGTTTCCCATGCGAGTACTGTATCCGTACTAAAAAGCAGTGTCTTGCTCAACCTCCTGCGTCAAGGCCTAAGCATGAATTCATCGCCGTGACTCTAACCGCGACGGCTTTACCAATGATCCAGTTACCCACGCAGGTTTCCAGGAGCCCCGAAAATCTTTACTTAGATCACTTTGTGATATTCATGAAGCATTGCGAGTTTAAGAAAGGCTTTGGGGATGTCAGTTCCGATCTTGTCCCACTTATCCAAACATGCCCACCACTCCAACAAGCGACGGTGGCGATCGGTGCACTCGAGGCCAGTAGAAGGGGATATAGAAGCACATCATCTGGTCCTGAATCTCCACAGCATCTTGCGTTCAAATCATACAACAGGTCAATAcaagctcttcaagggcAGCTACAGTCACCAGAGGCCTTGCAATC contains the following coding sequences:
- a CDS encoding MFS domain-containing protein, translated to MAVNEKDMTHPPEVAEHQEVADEAAHSPKDLNSEAAARGQGVSGYEELTPWQTVMKFKMNCLICTAMTISAGTDGYQIGLIGNIIANAGFVAQFGTQHADDGSVVLASSVMSVWNSLGSVGQIIGMVTLPFITDRFGRKISMYWYWLLLAISVAIECVAKTWGVWAVSKVFGGIGVGCLQSTIPAYISEVAPVRVRGMFLMAYSFWWILGQFFAPVALQVMLEKDPTDYLTPVYTQWSQIGLMLIIYLLVPESPAWLATKGKAEKAKKSLNIIYRGVDGFDVDHQYNLLLINIEHEREVAAEQNREKWYAIFRGRDGLRTVISCWTLMAQQFIGLGIFFGYATYFFQQAGLKDPFKITCITSGINIFFSIVVIAVSDVIGRRWLATTGTTICWVCCVVVGILGVVPQVKATNYVFVLFACIWNIGLVANGATGWGFIGEISSQRLRPYTAGFAAASTCVVGVGMGILIPYMVNAHEWNWGLKTSWLFAGLGAPFTLAMWFLIPETAGRSAAELDELFERKIKPWRFHKTVTTTQRMVELNKEERE
- a CDS encoding Fe2OG dioxygenase domain-containing protein yields the protein MAADKASLPIVDFARLRDPSTKQEELKTLQHALFGIGFLYLINTEVANTVRDVYKMLPGLFALPSEKKEAVAMVKSPAFVGYTKLGAETTAGATDMREQFDFGTVNDDLWKEGQPQWRRMEGPSEFPDYPGCEALLRRYLSEMTDLSNEFLGYVGESLSLPNDVFDPFKHIMHRLKLVKYPQCPPGSVGVGPHKDSAGLFTFLSQDAVGGLQVLSKDGEWIEAPPIDGSFIINVQQGFEAITGGVCPATTHRVIAPTSTTRYSVPFFQGINPSLTLDQLKSVAAHIVSKVPVSDDAKKRAVDVPSEYLSPLFSCLGEAYLRNRVISHPDVGQKWYPDLYTKYSQQKLV